A genomic window from Pseudomonadota bacterium includes:
- a CDS encoding N-acetyl sugar amidotransferase: protein MIRPRLIPCLLLKQGVIVRSQLFKVHQVIGNPMSTVERFSHWNVDELVVLDIGRGEGRHDLRRDDIQQRYAGESAIDVLREIAKVCFMPLTFGGGIRTLDDIGQRLAAGADKVAINTTAIDDPDFITRAAEKFGSQCIVISMDAVRRNDGRYEVMAEGGRRPTGLEPGTWARRVESLGAGEIFLNSIDRDGSAQGYDVNLIRRTTEAVSIPVVACGGVGQYEHFAAGILEGGASAVSAANIFHFFELSYCHAKRACIEAGIPMRPIRLGSRYMPREPRYDRAAEDARLEERLRQARGNDYVAARPESAVNRRPITWCKSCTYPSISAAPMEFDDEGECTGCQMARVKSAIPASEWDRRKGLLREILDRYRCKDGSRHDCVIAVSGGKDSYFQAHVLKNEFGMNPLLVTYNGNNWTPVGWRNMLRMKEVFDCDHVIVQPAVGTLRKLNRLAFQIMGDMNWHAHVGIMTAPVKVAVQHGIPLVFYGEHGYLDLCGQFSMDDFPEISYRDRQEHFARGYEWTYFVGRDGLTSANMIPWKYPTDRELFDLDLRGIFLGNYVYWEANAHTKMVIERYGFEVNEEPFDRTYRTMSNLDDMHENGVHDYLKFIKFGYGRATDHTCKDIRAGLMTREEAIPIVNRYDPIKPSDLRRWLDYVGMTEDAFDRMADTFRDPRVWRRERGRWIREELKC, encoded by the coding sequence GTGATCCGACCGCGCCTCATTCCCTGTCTGCTGCTCAAACAAGGTGTCATTGTTCGCAGCCAGCTGTTCAAAGTGCATCAGGTGATTGGCAATCCGATGAGCACGGTCGAGCGCTTCTCGCACTGGAACGTCGACGAGCTGGTCGTCTTGGACATAGGCCGCGGCGAGGGGCGGCACGATTTGCGCCGTGACGATATACAACAGCGCTATGCCGGTGAGTCCGCCATAGATGTCTTGCGCGAAATTGCCAAGGTCTGCTTTATGCCGCTGACGTTCGGCGGTGGCATTCGCACGCTCGACGATATCGGTCAACGGCTTGCCGCCGGCGCCGACAAAGTGGCAATCAACACCACGGCGATCGACGACCCGGATTTCATCACCCGGGCCGCCGAAAAGTTTGGCAGCCAGTGCATCGTCATCTCGATGGACGCCGTACGCCGTAACGATGGTCGCTACGAGGTGATGGCCGAAGGGGGGCGCCGCCCAACCGGGCTTGAGCCCGGCACGTGGGCGCGCCGGGTCGAGTCGCTGGGCGCCGGCGAGATCTTTCTCAATTCCATAGACCGGGACGGCTCCGCGCAAGGGTATGATGTGAACTTGATCCGGCGGACAACGGAGGCCGTCTCCATTCCCGTCGTCGCATGTGGCGGGGTCGGCCAATACGAACATTTCGCCGCGGGCATTCTTGAGGGCGGGGCCAGCGCCGTCTCGGCCGCCAATATTTTTCACTTTTTTGAACTCAGCTATTGCCATGCCAAGCGGGCATGTATCGAGGCGGGGATTCCCATGCGCCCGATCCGTCTGGGCAGCCGTTACATGCCACGCGAACCCCGGTACGACCGCGCCGCCGAAGACGCGCGCCTAGAGGAAAGGTTGCGTCAGGCCCGGGGCAACGACTATGTGGCCGCACGGCCAGAAAGCGCGGTCAACCGGCGGCCGATTACGTGGTGCAAGAGTTGCACCTATCCCTCCATCAGTGCGGCGCCGATGGAGTTCGATGACGAGGGGGAATGCACCGGCTGTCAGATGGCGCGGGTGAAATCCGCCATTCCTGCGTCCGAATGGGATCGCCGCAAGGGCCTGCTGCGAGAGATTTTGGACAGATACCGTTGCAAAGACGGCAGCCGGCATGACTGCGTGATCGCGGTATCGGGTGGCAAGGACAGCTACTTTCAGGCGCATGTGCTCAAGAACGAGTTCGGCATGAACCCTCTCCTGGTAACCTACAACGGGAACAATTGGACACCGGTGGGCTGGCGCAACATGCTGCGCATGAAGGAAGTATTCGATTGTGACCACGTGATCGTTCAACCGGCCGTCGGCACGCTCAGGAAACTTAACCGGCTCGCGTTCCAGATCATGGGGGACATGAATTGGCACGCCCATGTTGGCATCATGACAGCGCCCGTCAAGGTGGCGGTTCAGCACGGCATTCCCTTGGTGTTCTATGGCGAGCATGGCTATCTGGACCTCTGCGGGCAGTTCTCGATGGACGATTTTCCGGAGATCAGCTACCGCGACCGACAGGAACATTTCGCACGCGGCTACGAATGGACCTACTTCGTGGGCCGGGATGGGCTAACCAGCGCCAATATGATTCCCTGGAAATATCCGACCGACCGGGAACTCTTTGATCTCGATCTACGGGGTATCTTCCTCGGGAACTATGTGTACTGGGAAGCCAACGCGCATACGAAGATGGTCATAGAACGGTACGGATTCGAGGTGAATGAAGAGCCCTTCGACCGCACCTATCGCACGATGTCCAACCTGGACGACATGCACGAGAACGGCGTGCACGACTACCTGAAATTCATAAAGTTCGGATACGGTCGGGCGACGGATCATACCTGCAAGGATATTCGCGCGGGGCTGATGACCCGAGAGGAGGCCATTCCGATCGTCAATCGCTATGACCCGATTAAACCCAGCGACCTTCGGCGGTGGCTGGATTATGTCGGCATGACCGAGGACGCTTTCGATCGCATGGCCGACACCTTTCGCGACCCGCGTGTGTGGCGGCGGGAGCGCGGGCGCTGGATTCGTGAAGAACTGAAGTGCTGA
- a CDS encoding ABC transporter ATP-binding protein, whose product MLALFGVGLLAAVLETGSVGLVYLFLKIAMEPAMLGGIQWAQGLYGWLGMTDKPLFMVSLALGVMAVFVTRVAVQVFSVWFNMWLRKKIQVRVSGALFGRYLSGPYSRYLASKSSTFLNNVTSNSAAAVANCTLGVVEIAGAVALAVLFLLTLFVVRPLETLGGIAVIGTLAAVYWFLMQERLLYWGNRMLRATEEVYAAVAEVDHGIKTIKTTQTEDVFHQRYLNLAEEQYTLRLKSGIAQQLPRFALELVVIVVLFGAVGTAIAVGETMQEIIPAMALFGMATLRMVPAFVRIISALQLYRNSAPCLQAILPDYRECPIKGTALGPRENRPVPLKFERALVLEDISYHYAGANIPAVRNVRIKIEKGQLVGFAGHSGSGKSTTADILLGLLSPTSGRIICDNQAMPSNAVGLFAYVPQDSFVLDDSVRRNVAFGVEEKDIDDARVWDALSGAALADRVRRLPKGVNSVLGERGGSLSGGERQRLGIARALYQDAPILVLDEPTASLDARTEFEVGEAINKLHGSKTVIVIAHRLSFISRCDKIFFFDKGSVVAEGTFKDLVANVPAFREMVDHLRMEAS is encoded by the coding sequence TTGCTGGCCCTGTTTGGTGTTGGTTTGTTGGCGGCCGTTCTGGAGACGGGCAGCGTTGGGCTTGTCTACTTGTTTTTGAAGATCGCGATGGAGCCCGCGATGCTTGGCGGCATTCAATGGGCGCAGGGATTGTACGGCTGGCTGGGAATGACGGATAAGCCATTGTTCATGGTTAGTTTGGCCTTGGGCGTGATGGCCGTTTTCGTCACACGGGTAGCGGTGCAGGTGTTTTCCGTTTGGTTCAATATGTGGCTTCGTAAGAAAATTCAGGTCCGCGTTTCCGGCGCGCTGTTTGGCAGATACCTTAGCGGACCGTATAGCCGCTACCTGGCCTCGAAATCCTCCACATTCTTGAACAACGTGACGAGCAACTCCGCGGCGGCCGTGGCCAACTGCACCTTGGGCGTCGTTGAGATAGCGGGGGCGGTCGCGTTGGCGGTCCTGTTCTTGCTCACGTTGTTCGTTGTCAGGCCTTTGGAAACGCTGGGTGGCATTGCGGTTATCGGCACCTTGGCGGCGGTGTACTGGTTTCTCATGCAAGAAAGGCTCCTCTATTGGGGAAACCGGATGTTGCGTGCCACCGAGGAAGTCTATGCGGCCGTTGCGGAAGTCGACCATGGTATTAAGACGATCAAAACAACCCAGACGGAGGACGTGTTTCATCAGCGTTATCTTAATCTTGCCGAGGAGCAGTACACGTTGAGGCTGAAGAGCGGCATCGCACAACAGCTTCCGAGGTTTGCTCTGGAGCTGGTTGTTATCGTGGTCCTTTTCGGCGCGGTGGGGACGGCGATCGCGGTCGGCGAAACCATGCAGGAAATCATACCTGCCATGGCGCTTTTCGGGATGGCGACCTTGCGAATGGTGCCGGCATTCGTGCGCATTATCTCGGCGCTCCAGTTATATCGAAACTCAGCACCTTGTCTCCAGGCGATACTTCCCGACTACAGGGAATGCCCTATCAAAGGCACGGCATTGGGGCCGCGGGAAAACCGGCCCGTCCCACTAAAGTTTGAGCGCGCGCTGGTACTGGAGGATATCTCGTATCACTACGCCGGCGCCAATATCCCCGCCGTAAGGAATGTGCGCATAAAAATTGAAAAGGGTCAGCTGGTCGGATTCGCTGGGCACTCCGGGTCGGGTAAATCCACCACGGCCGACATCCTTCTCGGCTTGTTGTCGCCAACGTCCGGGCGCATCATCTGCGACAATCAGGCAATGCCGAGCAATGCAGTGGGCCTGTTCGCTTATGTTCCCCAGGACTCCTTCGTTTTGGACGATAGTGTCCGGCGCAACGTGGCCTTTGGCGTCGAGGAGAAGGACATTGACGATGCGCGGGTCTGGGATGCGTTGAGCGGCGCGGCATTGGCCGACCGCGTCAGGAGATTACCCAAGGGGGTCAATTCTGTTCTCGGGGAGAGAGGCGGATCCCTATCGGGTGGCGAGCGTCAGCGATTGGGAATTGCGCGAGCGCTTTACCAGGACGCGCCAATCCTGGTGCTTGACGAGCCGACGGCTTCTTTGGATGCCCGGACCGAATTTGAGGTCGGCGAGGCGATCAACAAATTGCACGGATCGAAAACGGTTATTGTGATCGCGCACCGGTTAAGCTTCATATCCCGATGCGACAAGATTTTCTTCTTCGACAAAGGGTCTGTCGTTGCAGAAGGCACGTTTAAAGACCTTGTCGCGAACGTGCCGGCGTTTCGGGAGATGGTAGACCATCTTCGTATGGAGGCGAGTTGA
- the hisH gene encoding imidazole glycerol phosphate synthase subunit HisH: MLGVVDLGVSNIGSVMRAFQRLGSDPVLVDGPASIAKAKGIVLPGVGAFRDGMAVLRERRLVEPMRDAARGGKPVLGVCLGMQLLADRSEEYGDHEGLGLVSGKVVRLRAGVGERVPNIGWCDVTAGNCARLFRGVPSETSFYFVHSYHVQCASPGPVAASIRFGGASVTAALECGNVFGLQFHPEKSQDAGLAILENFLSVVEGASAP, translated from the coding sequence TTGCTAGGTGTCGTTGATCTCGGCGTCAGCAACATAGGGTCGGTGATGCGCGCCTTTCAGAGGCTGGGCAGCGACCCCGTCCTTGTGGATGGCCCGGCCTCGATCGCGAAGGCCAAGGGGATCGTGCTGCCCGGGGTGGGGGCGTTTCGCGACGGCATGGCCGTGTTGCGCGAGAGGCGACTTGTCGAACCCATGCGGGACGCCGCCCGCGGCGGCAAGCCGGTCCTCGGGGTCTGCCTGGGCATGCAACTCCTCGCCGATCGCAGCGAGGAATACGGCGATCACGAGGGGCTGGGGCTGGTTTCCGGGAAGGTTGTACGCCTGCGGGCGGGGGTTGGCGAACGGGTGCCAAATATTGGCTGGTGTGACGTGACGGCGGGAAACTGCGCGCGTCTGTTCCGGGGCGTGCCGTCGGAGACGTCCTTCTACTTCGTGCACAGCTACCATGTGCAGTGCGCCAGTCCCGGGCCTGTCGCGGCCTCCATACGGTTTGGCGGCGCATCGGTCACCGCTGCCCTCGAGTGCGGCAACGTTTTCGGCCTGCAATTCCATCCGGAGAAAAGCCAGGATGCGGGGTTGGCTATTCTCGAAAACTTTCTATCCGTTGTCGAAGGCGCGTCCGCGCCGTGA
- a CDS encoding methyltransferase domain-containing protein — protein MASTKSRKLGDSIVRTDGWNNFNIWDHSQTVLDLYTRRARDEEVEMTCAAQAAELLSGVLSPGESVIDAGCGSGYFFHSLRKRGMNVSYRGFDASERLIAIGKAELPEFGLDPERLTVLRIEDFQGAADHMLCMNVLSNIDNYHRPLERLLLAARKTLVLRESISENASYAYVRDDHLDPGIDLKVHVNTYARGDILTFISGYGFTVEEVVDRRTGGAPEMVIGHPHCWTFLVATRT, from the coding sequence ATGGCATCAACAAAGTCGCGGAAACTTGGAGATTCCATCGTCCGTACGGACGGCTGGAATAATTTCAACATCTGGGATCACAGCCAGACCGTGCTGGACCTCTATACCCGCCGCGCCCGCGATGAAGAAGTGGAAATGACGTGTGCGGCCCAGGCGGCGGAATTGTTGAGCGGTGTTCTGTCGCCGGGGGAAAGCGTGATAGATGCGGGATGTGGCAGTGGGTACTTCTTTCATTCCTTGCGGAAGCGGGGCATGAACGTCAGCTACCGCGGCTTTGACGCGAGCGAACGCCTGATCGCAATCGGCAAGGCGGAGCTTCCCGAATTTGGCCTGGATCCGGAACGGCTGACCGTTCTCCGTATCGAGGATTTCCAGGGCGCGGCGGATCACATGCTGTGCATGAACGTGTTGTCGAACATCGACAACTACCATCGCCCCCTGGAGCGGCTGTTGCTGGCGGCCAGAAAAACTCTGGTCTTACGTGAGTCGATCAGCGAGAACGCCTCCTACGCCTATGTTCGCGACGACCATCTCGACCCTGGGATCGATCTTAAGGTGCACGTAAACACCTACGCCCGCGGGGATATTCTCACGTTCATTTCCGGATACGGTTTTACGGTCGAAGAGGTCGTCGACCGGCGAACCGGTGGCGCCCCGGAAATGGTAATCGGCCACCCCCATTGCTGGACCTTTCTCGTTGCAACCAGAACCTAG
- a CDS encoding class I SAM-dependent methyltransferase, translating to MGATENSDIGTCLSEAELCPDDLLKGQEEAFARDIERLQRRASEFVAVVCPACGAESGAKAFDKSGFTYRRCSDCATIYMSPRPSETVMADYYANSENYAYWAKYIFPASEESRREKIHKPWLQRVVGYCESYGVTRGTLLEVGPGFGTFSSIAAESGAFKRVVAVEPTPELAKACRSRGIEVINRRIEDLSGEVAGADVVVAFEVIEHLFEPRRFLKSLYPIAAPGGLVVLSCPNGQGFDIAMLGAGALAVDAEHVNLFNPASLAKLMRSVGFEVLRSHTPGRLDAEFVREAALAGRIALDAFLQRVLVDEWDEHGWPFQQFLARQGLSSHMWIVARRPR from the coding sequence TTGGGCGCCACTGAAAACTCCGACATAGGAACCTGTCTCAGCGAGGCGGAACTCTGCCCGGATGACCTGCTCAAGGGGCAAGAGGAAGCGTTTGCGCGCGATATCGAGAGATTGCAGCGGCGCGCTTCCGAGTTCGTCGCGGTCGTCTGTCCGGCATGCGGCGCGGAGTCTGGGGCCAAGGCGTTCGACAAGTCGGGTTTCACGTATCGGCGTTGCAGCGATTGCGCGACCATCTACATGTCGCCCCGTCCGTCGGAAACGGTAATGGCGGACTACTACGCGAACTCGGAGAACTACGCCTACTGGGCGAAGTATATTTTCCCGGCCTCGGAAGAGTCCCGCCGCGAGAAAATTCATAAACCCTGGTTGCAGCGGGTTGTCGGGTACTGCGAATCCTATGGCGTGACACGGGGTACGTTGCTTGAGGTCGGGCCGGGTTTCGGAACTTTTTCATCGATTGCGGCGGAGTCCGGGGCATTTAAGCGGGTTGTCGCCGTTGAGCCGACGCCGGAACTCGCCAAGGCATGCCGAAGCCGTGGCATCGAGGTGATCAATCGGCGTATCGAAGACCTTTCCGGCGAAGTGGCAGGGGCCGATGTTGTCGTCGCCTTCGAGGTGATCGAGCATCTGTTCGAGCCACGGCGGTTCTTGAAAAGCCTGTACCCTATTGCCGCTCCGGGCGGGCTGGTGGTCCTGTCATGCCCTAACGGGCAGGGTTTTGACATCGCCATGCTTGGGGCGGGTGCGTTGGCGGTGGATGCCGAGCACGTAAATCTTTTCAACCCTGCCTCGTTAGCGAAGTTGATGCGCAGCGTCGGTTTTGAGGTGCTTCGGTCTCACACGCCCGGTCGCCTGGACGCCGAGTTTGTTCGTGAAGCGGCGCTGGCCGGGAGAATCGCGCTGGATGCCTTTTTACAGCGTGTCTTGGTGGACGAGTGGGACGAACACGGCTGGCCGTTCCAGCAGTTCCTTGCCCGGCAGGGGCTGTCATCGCATATGTGGATCGTCGCGCGGCGACCCCGGTAG
- a CDS encoding DUF4910 domain-containing protein — protein sequence MSDAPDMIGLAQALCAFRAGVVADGNDGLFARIAEEVPLEIFRFASGDTHNGWVVPDNWRVKRAKLFRDGVEVFDGTAHTLGVAYYSKSFSGELAWDALKPYLVTNPDLPEAYMFHCMWQYRPWDADWALCVPYRIYRKLGPGRYRVELETERVPGEMLVAHAEVKGRGEQTIVFNSNTCHPHMANDGFAGTAVLIRLMQWLAGRDNRYTYRLVLGPEHLGSVFYLRDLPEDEIARMACGVFEEMPGTQGAIKAASTFNGGHKIDLAFANALKHHTKGYALVPWRKGAGNDETVWEAPGYEVPFVEVTRCEDQFAPYPEYHSSLDTPDIMIAGQLDEMLDTLKRVVFTLENDASIERSFDGLICLSNPEYGLYMERPDPTITKDLEADAEKWGHLLDCLFRYLDGTLTVLEIAERHDLPFERLHGYLKRFEAKGLVDMRFSPCARPRPRRVRGQTGSRRPC from the coding sequence GTGAGTGACGCGCCGGATATGATCGGTTTGGCGCAGGCCTTGTGCGCCTTTCGCGCCGGTGTCGTCGCCGATGGGAACGATGGCCTGTTCGCGCGTATTGCCGAGGAAGTGCCGCTCGAAATCTTCCGTTTTGCCTCCGGCGACACCCACAACGGATGGGTGGTGCCGGACAATTGGCGGGTGAAACGGGCGAAATTGTTTCGCGATGGCGTCGAGGTGTTTGACGGCACCGCCCACACGCTTGGGGTGGCCTATTACTCCAAGTCGTTTTCCGGTGAGTTGGCATGGGACGCGCTCAAGCCGTATCTGGTGACCAACCCCGATCTGCCCGAAGCCTACATGTTTCACTGCATGTGGCAGTATCGGCCGTGGGATGCCGACTGGGCGTTGTGCGTGCCCTATCGCATCTATCGGAAATTGGGCCCCGGCCGCTACCGTGTCGAGCTGGAGACCGAGCGCGTTCCGGGTGAAATGCTGGTCGCCCACGCGGAAGTCAAGGGCCGTGGCGAGCAGACGATCGTCTTCAACTCCAACACCTGTCATCCGCACATGGCGAACGACGGGTTTGCCGGTACGGCGGTTCTCATCCGATTGATGCAGTGGCTCGCCGGGCGCGACAATCGTTACACCTACCGTTTGGTTCTGGGGCCGGAGCATCTTGGGAGCGTGTTTTATCTGCGCGATTTGCCCGAGGACGAAATCGCGCGCATGGCGTGCGGCGTTTTCGAGGAAATGCCCGGCACCCAAGGGGCGATCAAGGCGGCAAGCACCTTTAACGGGGGGCACAAAATCGATTTGGCGTTCGCCAACGCCCTCAAGCACCACACCAAGGGCTACGCGCTTGTGCCCTGGCGGAAGGGGGCGGGCAACGACGAAACCGTGTGGGAGGCGCCGGGCTACGAGGTGCCGTTTGTCGAAGTAACGCGTTGCGAAGATCAGTTCGCACCGTACCCCGAGTATCACTCCAGTCTAGACACGCCCGATATCATGATTGCCGGACAGCTGGATGAAATGCTCGACACGCTCAAGCGGGTTGTTTTTACATTGGAAAACGATGCGTCGATTGAACGCAGTTTCGACGGGCTGATCTGTCTGTCGAACCCCGAGTACGGCCTGTACATGGAGCGGCCCGACCCGACCATCACCAAGGATCTGGAGGCGGACGCCGAGAAGTGGGGGCATCTGCTCGACTGTCTCTTCCGCTACCTGGACGGGACCCTGACGGTGTTGGAGATCGCCGAGCGCCACGACCTGCCTTTTGAAAGATTGCATGGCTATCTCAAACGGTTCGAGGCGAAGGGCCTCGTGGACATGCGCTTTTCGCCCTGTGCGCGGCCCCGCCCACGTCGGGTGCGCGGGCAGACTGGAAGCAGACGGCCTTGCTAG
- a CDS encoding class I SAM-dependent methyltransferase translates to MAPENRDRIEASVKACYATWSKRYYGEYYESDTAYPPVHTGIVRGVLASTDIASVLDAGCGPASMLRDLTDLDVELYGFDLTPEMVVEARGVLSERGVSGDRIWQGSVLDGEAFVAAPDGRKTFDAGICFGVLPHVPEGSEAAILANFKRVVRPGGLIALEARNELFALFTLNRYSSDFFKKRLMDVETLRARAGDERAALDQALTRLDDRFRMDLPPLRKGYEGEPGYDEVLSRTHNPFILQEMAKAQGLTEVQVLFYHYHALPPMLQECAPNLFRRESIAMENPYDWRGHFLASAFILVGKIKED, encoded by the coding sequence ATGGCACCTGAAAACCGGGATCGCATTGAGGCGAGCGTCAAAGCGTGCTACGCGACCTGGAGCAAGCGTTACTACGGCGAATATTACGAATCCGATACGGCATACCCGCCGGTTCACACGGGTATTGTAAGAGGCGTATTGGCGTCCACGGACATCGCGTCCGTTCTGGATGCGGGTTGCGGCCCGGCTTCCATGCTGCGCGATCTGACGGATCTCGATGTGGAGTTGTACGGTTTCGATCTGACCCCGGAAATGGTTGTCGAGGCCCGCGGGGTGTTATCGGAAAGGGGCGTTTCGGGCGATCGTATATGGCAAGGCAGTGTGCTGGACGGGGAAGCGTTCGTCGCCGCACCGGATGGCAGGAAAACGTTTGACGCCGGAATTTGCTTCGGCGTGCTCCCGCATGTTCCGGAGGGCAGCGAGGCCGCCATCCTCGCCAATTTCAAACGGGTTGTGCGGCCGGGCGGGTTGATTGCCTTGGAAGCGCGCAACGAACTGTTCGCTTTGTTTACGCTCAACCGATACAGCAGCGATTTCTTTAAAAAGCGCTTGATGGACGTGGAGACCTTGCGGGCGCGCGCCGGCGATGAAAGGGCGGCGCTGGACCAAGCCCTCACGCGGCTCGACGATCGTTTCCGCATGGATCTTCCACCCTTGCGCAAGGGTTACGAGGGGGAACCCGGGTACGACGAGGTTCTGTCGCGAACGCATAACCCATTCATCTTGCAAGAGATGGCCAAGGCGCAGGGCCTGACGGAGGTCCAGGTTCTCTTCTACCATTACCACGCCCTGCCGCCGATGCTTCAGGAATGCGCACCTAATCTTTTCCGGCGGGAGAGCATAGCCATGGAGAACCCTTACGATTGGCGCGGACACTTCCTTGCGTCGGCATTTATCTTGGTCGGAAAAATCAAAGAGGATTAG
- a CDS encoding FkbM family methyltransferase, whose product MAYLFPNPLARLIFQELLQGKKLRVLDAGASGGGEYNRWQFLGQSLSLYGFEPEKSELAALVRNAERSGINAEYSSACIGRTEKGRKLIVTKELCSASFLKLDYAWYQRKIGAVVDGQPIRSSDSMAVDKEILVDCVSLDDWAQERGVQGIDYLKLDIEGLELEALEAAPGIFTSVLGISVDVIFHADWIGAPVFADIDAYLRKNGFYLWDIDNIKRGHQFDSPIRVPDGHAIYKSQLACANAIYFRDPISGPGAVDSQEKVLKLAAIAEVLGLVEYAFELLIFAAKREADDGVRQKIEDVAKRGEAEYRARLQQARARSFFLPVAVALQRYLPDGLWRKIVRPAGRAMMRTFSGGK is encoded by the coding sequence ATGGCATATCTCTTTCCTAATCCTTTGGCGCGGCTGATTTTTCAAGAGCTGTTACAAGGCAAGAAACTTCGCGTCCTTGATGCCGGCGCCAGCGGCGGCGGCGAATACAACCGTTGGCAATTTCTTGGCCAAAGTCTCAGTCTCTATGGGTTCGAGCCCGAGAAAAGCGAATTGGCCGCATTGGTGCGCAATGCCGAGAGAAGCGGTATAAATGCCGAATACTCCAGCGCATGTATCGGACGAACCGAAAAAGGGCGGAAGCTTATTGTAACCAAGGAGCTGTGCTCGGCGTCGTTTCTTAAACTCGACTACGCGTGGTACCAAAGAAAAATCGGCGCGGTGGTCGACGGCCAGCCAATCCGGTCTTCCGACTCGATGGCCGTGGATAAGGAAATCTTGGTTGATTGCGTATCCCTTGACGATTGGGCGCAAGAGAGGGGGGTGCAGGGGATCGACTACCTAAAACTTGACATCGAAGGCCTCGAATTGGAGGCCCTTGAGGCTGCTCCGGGAATTTTCACCTCGGTACTCGGCATTTCCGTAGACGTGATATTCCATGCCGACTGGATCGGCGCACCGGTTTTTGCGGATATTGACGCCTATCTTCGAAAGAACGGCTTCTATCTATGGGATATTGACAATATCAAAAGAGGTCATCAGTTCGATTCGCCCATTCGCGTTCCGGATGGCCACGCGATATACAAGTCCCAGTTAGCGTGCGCGAACGCAATCTACTTCCGGGACCCGATCAGTGGCCCAGGCGCTGTGGATTCCCAGGAAAAGGTGCTGAAGCTGGCTGCGATTGCAGAAGTTCTCGGGCTTGTGGAGTATGCCTTCGAGTTGCTCATTTTCGCCGCCAAGAGGGAGGCGGACGATGGCGTCCGGCAGAAGATAGAAGACGTAGCGAAGCGCGGCGAAGCCGAATACCGGGCTCGACTGCAACAGGCGCGCGCACGATCGTTCTTTTTGCCGGTCGCGGTCGCGCTTCAGCGTTATTTGCCGGATGGTCTCTGGCGGAAAATTGTTCGGCCGGCCGGCCGGGCGATGATGAGGACGTTCTCTGGCGGCAAGTGA